In Pyrus communis chromosome 11, drPyrComm1.1, whole genome shotgun sequence, the sequence ATAGTAGAAATAAATCAAGTTTTACATAACACATCTTCATCAATTCCACAATCTTtgtaagaaaaattagaaaatttaactttagTACAAATAATCATATTAGAAGACCTACTATAAATCCTTTTGATAACAAAAAAATGTAACTCTTtaggagaaaaaggaaaataagtaGTTAGAGCTGAAGATATTtatccaaatgaagaagaagcaaaagaaTTTATTAGAAGAGGTTTTGAGATAACACAgacaaataaatataatttgtatcaattaggtttatttgaaaatagaagTAGAATTGTAAGTAACATCAATCAACATGAAGTTAGTTGTATTGATAAAGAAGTTACACTTAATTTACTTAGTAAAGAAGTAGTTACCTATTTAAGAAAATCATATTTCAATCATATTCACATGTGAACAATCTTAATCGGAAGAGCACGATTAACCAGAGCACAAGTAGGCACAAAACCTTTAGTATACATATATGATGACAGATGGGGTAATCACTAACAAGCAGCAATAACACCAGCTGAAGTAAACTTAAGCTCAAACTTAGCAGTCATATGATGTATTCCAAATTATGTGATGACAATAAATGAATTTAATAAAGATATTAAAGCAAgcataagaataaaaaaaattataatatgaaaggaGAGTATAAAAATTTGTGTATTAGCTTAATGTATATTCGTAAGGTGTCTGATAAATATAATCACAAGTTTAATTTAGAAGCATTAGCTTAATGTATATTCGTAAGGTGTCTGATAAATATAATCATaagtttaatttagaatttcaaaatttagttcaaaCATTTGGTAGTAAGTATGTGAATATGATAGAAGCAAAACCCGTAGATAATAGCTTTTTAGAAGAAACTCAGTGGACGTTACCTAATTTACAAGTAGCACGAAATAGACAGCCAGATAGGGTATAAATATATGAAACTAGTACAGGAGAAGCAACGATTAGGTGTAGTAATTACAAGCAACTAGATAATATAGAAGATAATGAGAGTGAGATCGAAAATGAGAGTATTCACATTGCTTTTGataatttagatattaatttagttGAGCAAAATTTTGATCACATTGTAGATAAGCTTATAGAAGATATTAATCATTTAGATGAAGAAcaatacttagaaaaatataagacatGATATAGAACTACATAGAATTTTagatgaagagatgaaaaaattaattttagaaataggagTAAAATGTATTTTAGgatcaaaagaatataataatgTATTAGAGTTGAAAGTAGTATGTAATCCAGCAGAAGAAAGTAGTACATCAAGAGTAGAAAATCTTGGATATGTAGGTAGAACTGATCAACAATTTTTGAGACaaacaaatgaacaatataATTAACAATCAGGAGTAGATTACATTGAATAAAGTATGATGAAACCCCCTAGAAAAAATAGGATTccatatttaaaatgattagaacaaattaatatagcAGGTATATATTAAACTTAGATAATGTAGATCCACAAGATTGAGAGAGAACAATTGAGAGATGGGAAAAAGGTTGCGTACATGCAGAattaatgttagattttactaattcacaaaatattttacattattttgaACATATTTTAGTTGGTTTATTTTTTGATTATTTTCAATCATGGAAAGTTCAAAATCCAGAACAACATCAGGTAACtaaaacacattttaatattGATAGTTTTGTTACTTTAATTAAACAAGAATTTCTAGATCATAATTTGTTAGGTGGCAGAAGcgaacaagaacaaataagagCATTTAGAAATTAGAACAATTACAAATGTATGATTTACAGTATATAGCTGAGTATACTTCATATTTCTTCAAATATTTAGGAAGAACATGTATAATTAGTGAAATTAAATTATTAGATACTTgtatgacaaaaataaaaggaccaataggtgaaaagatttggaatgaaTGGTAAAAGcatgcaaagaaaaatgatattgcaaTAAGACCTAGAATTCAACATATATATGACATACTTAGATAAGAGTGTAGCCAAATAAAAGTTAAGAGACAAACTAGGAAGCAATTTTACATGAGCTATAAAAATATAGATTTACTACATAGTATGATTGTCATAAGAAAAATAAgcataagaaaatatacaaaaagaaatataagttGTACCAAAGGTTAGTAGGACGGTTGATTTACTTGTCACTCACAAGGCCAGATATTGCTTGCACAGTAAGTGTGCtgagtcaatttatgcacaTAGCTAGTGAGGATCACATGGTCGCGGTAATGTGAATATTGAATTACTTGAAGGGAACTCCGAGGAAAGGACTACTATACAGAAAGCATGAACATATGGAAGTGAAAGGATACGTGGATGTAGACTGGGCTGGAAATATTATTGATCGGCGATCTACTTTAGCCTACTTTACTTTTGTAGCTGGTAACCCTATAACTTGGAGGAGTAAGAAGCAGAGTGTGGTGGCGAGGTCTTCAGCTGAGGTTGAGTACAAAGGAATGGCACATGGTATTTATGAGTTTTTGTGGCTTCAAATTCTACTTACTGAGATAGGGTTTAAGCCTAAAGAACCTATGTTGTTATACAGTGATAATCAAGCAGTGCGAGAGATAGCAAACAATCCCATGCAACATGATAGGACCAAACATGTTGAGGTGGACAAACACTTTATAAAAGAGAAACTGGATATTAAGTTGGTTGACATTCCGTTTGTAAAGACAGATGAACAGTTGGCAGATGTTTTGACACATGCAGTCTCAGCTAGAAGGTTTTGGGACTTACTTGACAAGTTGGGCCTAGGACATATCTatgctccaacttgagggggagtattaccGTGAGTCAAAGATTAAGAGGAATAGGAATGTATTTATATTTCCTAGTTTGGTTAtactttattttaatattccTTGTATCACAAGGTAAAgttatatctatatatatatatatatatgtatatatatatatatatatatatatatgttaattaCCTCCTAGAAGGGAGAAGAATAATACGAACTATTAAATCCTAAACAATATACTTTCATCTAGTTATGGGTCAATACGAAAAGCCTACCCTACAAAACTCACCCCATCTTCCTCACGTTGCTCCTCCCTTACGAAACTATCCCCTTGCACCCTCAACCCTACGATTTGGAAGCCACCCCCTCCGTCGCTCTTTGACCCTTTAGTTCAAACCCCTTCCCCTCCACCCTCCTGGTGGGAGTCACCACCCCTTCCACCCCCTTGCTGGAAGTCAGCCCCTCCACACTACTGGTGGAGCCCACCCCCTCCACCCTACTGTTGGAAGTCACCCCCTCCACCCTCCTGGTGGAGCCCACCCCCTCCAACCTCCTGGGGGAACCTTTCTTGTCAGAAGCCACCCTCTCCGTCTCGCTATGTTGATCCTTTTCAACAATCAGCCCCTCCCCCGGCATGTGACCCCCGCCCTCCAAAACTCACCCCCTCCACCTTATTTGGACGACTCCGCGACCCCACCTTATCAAAACGTTCCTGTCCCAAGCACTAGCCCTAGAACTCCTTACCCTCGCCAAGATCCACATAAATGTGTGATAGATTGCAAGGGCATTTGCAACGACCATATGAACAGGCCTGCAGGGAATATTGTATATCTAAATGCCCACAAGCCTTCATATCCGGGAGAACCTGCTGTTGGAGCAGTAGCATTAATATATCTTAAAGTGTACACGTTACTGCAAAAAGTCCATATCCACCACCAAAACTACCTCTGCAGGACTGTATATTAACTAAGTAAtgcagtttttctgttaatttgtttgttgattaataaTGTAAAATATCTGATTTAATAATGCAGGGTTTACATTCTTTTTTTACATGTTATGTGACTTGTGGTGCAGAAATGTTCATTAACAAGTGTATCCCTCCTTTTAGTAGATTTCTACGTTGTGATTACGAATGAGAGAAAACACATAGGTGAGATTTAGATATGTACACCCAATGTATAATGTATATTCATATTCATTCATCTTGTGAATTTGTCACTTTTTCATAGCTTTTcctactttgttgagtcatttTCCCAACTTTTTTTCGAACGAGGTTGAAGTTTAAAACTCCAACAACTCTTAATGTTAATGAGAAATACCTTAAGATTCATTACCTATTAATTATTGACTGTTAATGTCAGATGTAATaacaattaattcttgaatttttttcatCTAAAATGTTGCTTTATacgtttctttttcttcattttttttttttaaatgtgaaatgtGAATTTTTGTTAAGAGCTAAAAAGATGCTAAAGAGCTTCTCCGAAAGTATCATTGAAATAACGTCATGATTAAAAGTAGCATTCCaatatttttattactttgaACATAAGAATTAAGAATTACCAGCACAATTTAAGAATTACCACAAGGTAAAAAAGAAATGGAAATTTGCAGGCCGAAGCAGTATTGCATGGCCGCTTACGGGTCCTGCATTTATACAATCAATCCACCTCTCTTACACATTCTGCAAAGCCACAAACTAAAATTCCCCCAAAAAAGAATTCCAGAGGTGAATGAGCAGAGGAGAAGAGGCACGgttataagaagaaaaaaatgggagATGTTCTAGTTCGAACCCGGAGAAAGATTAAAACACCAAAAGTGCGAAACTTTCTTCGGCTAAAAGCTGTACTAGTATCCTGATAAATTCAGGATTCATCGATTCCTAGGTATTGTGAGTGAGAGGCAGCGAGAAGGGCAGCTCCAATCCCAGAGCCATCATTAGAGTGTTCAATAACGATAGTTTCTGCAACTTCCTCTCCGAGCAATTCTCGTAGAGTATTTTCCATGCACTTGCTATATTCAGTGTAATGCTcgtataatccaccatccaaaGCTACCACTGTCTTCTGGTTTTCCCCATCCTTGACCGCGTCTCTTCCCAGCTTTTTCAGTACACCCAAGACTCCAGCAGCAGCAAGGCGGGCCCCACGTGTAGCAACTATATTGCAGAGCTCGACAATAACTTTTCTTACTTTAAGAGAAGTATTTGATATCTGAAACAGAATTAGAACACTTCAAAAATTTATATCTACACAAACTTATCCGATTAGTATGGCCAACAACATTTAAAAGTCATTGACGTGAAGATAAGAGCATCATCCCTAGGTTCAACCTCCTTATACGTCTTTTGAAGGCCACTTCTGATATTAATAATGCGAGTAGTTGAAGTGAAATTAAACACACCTCCAATACATTCTTCAATTTTTCTCGTACCACCCTAAGATCAGAGGATGCATCGTGATGCATCGCAGACATGTCAGGTGTCCTGCATGATTCAAAGCTCACATTTTAACTACTTAGCGAAAACAAAATCCCATAGGCTATAATAAATCCAAGGAAGGAAAGTAATACTAAATGCACCAAACAACAACATACACAGCTACAAAAACATAGTGGGCCTAAGGGATAACCTCAAAATGAAAGGAACATTCAACTTTGGTGGAACAGTGTCACCAAAAAGGGAAGCTTCGTCAGCAATCCTACAAAGAACTCTGCGAACAATTTCTCCCAAGTACATTCCAGAAATTATCTTCTCAAAAATCTAAAAGAATCAATTTCAAGGGCATTAACATAAGCGTATTAGAGTatgtcacaaaaaaaaaaaaaaaacaaaaaaaaaacaaaaaaaaaaaaaaaagaaacaaattgaggaagtaaacaagtACAATCACCTGATCACCACGGTTCAAACTTTCAGTATCCAATGAGTGATCATATTCTGTCAATGGAAGGTGAGCTGACTTAAAGTTACCCCACTCCATGTTGACAACCTACAGTCCACAGACAGCAGCTTCAAGATTTACTTTATAATTTTCAGTTGCTActgtttttcataattttacaATCCTAATGCTAACAAAagtttgaaaagaataatttaacaaaaaaaagtattGAATAGGTAATTGACACAAGTCAATGGCCGTGAAGCTGTGAAGCTGTGAAGCAGTGAAGGAGTTGCTAACCATCTCTCCTGATTTAGGTAGCAGACCATGCCATTTTGGTATTGCATGTGCACGTTCCACATATGCTGCATTTGTCCCTGTACCTAAAATCACAGCAGCAATAACATCCTGATTGACATACCTACCTCCAGCTAATGTCCCAACCGTGTCATTAACCTGGTGAGAAAGTGACCATTAACACTGAACTTTAAATCATAATTGATTTGAAAATGCATTTTTACGTCGTACCAATGCAAATCCAACAAATATACTCATAGACTCGACACGAAGGCcttttatttaataattgaaaataacTCATCAAGTTTACTTACCAGAGCAGATACACGCATATCGAGGCCTGTTCTTTCAATGGCTTTACTCAATTCAGCCACTACATCTTGCCCAACCTATTCAGCATCAAGAGTTAAAGTCATGAAGGTTGAAATATGAGTGCAAAACAGGTTTCACAAGTTTAGAATATGTTTATTATTGGACATCACATGATAATTTAAATACTAGATATGCTTA encodes:
- the LOC137708269 gene encoding hexokinase-1-like, which encodes MGKKAVIIVTATAVCAAAAVLVVRHRMRNSGRWARASAIIKELEEKCGTPTGKLRQVADAMAVEMHAGLASEGGSKLKMIISYVDNLPTGNEKGLFYALDLGGTNFRVMRVQLGGKGRGIISQEFTEVSIPENLMVGTSDALFDYIAAELAKFVAKEGQDYQLPPGRQRELGFTFSFPVLQSSINSGTLIKWTKGFSIDDAVGQDVVAELSKAIERTGLDMRVSALVNDTVGTLAGGRYVNQDVIAAVILGTGTNAAYVERAHAIPKWHGLLPKSGEMVVNMEWGNFKSAHLPLTEYDHSLDTESLNRGDQIFEKIISGMYLGEIVRRVLCRIADEASLFGDTVPPKLNVPFILRTPDMSAMHHDASSDLRVVREKLKNVLEISNTSLKVRKVIVELCNIVATRGARLAAAGVLGVLKKLGRDAVKDGENQKTVVALDGGLYEHYTEYSKCMENTLRELLGEEVAETIVIEHSNDGSGIGAALLAASHSQYLGIDES